The following are encoded together in the Novipirellula artificiosorum genome:
- a CDS encoding NTP transferase domain-containing protein, protein MPKQLTAVAVIDLGDFAQPAAQATLARFSQRSLAGQPLVLRMARRLSECQLVDQVMVVGSNMPSEVLTSGIAGIGGVAGIGSLNLGSCHVCERLSAAADHCHADWVLRVPCNQPFVDPVLVDQLLAKAFAADHCDYLGYASSTGDAGCVDRLGLVGEACHADALRRLRRNADRLPADDSASIASWLENSPGVYQLKFVPLPSQLDRKDLRFAVQDELDWDDAELLCDTVINDDSAWQRLAEIVTSNESLRSSMESRNTEDPS, encoded by the coding sequence ATGCCGAAACAATTGACTGCAGTGGCCGTGATCGATCTTGGCGATTTTGCACAACCGGCCGCCCAAGCGACGCTGGCTCGGTTTTCTCAGCGGAGCCTTGCCGGCCAACCGCTTGTCCTTCGGATGGCTCGCCGGTTGAGCGAATGCCAACTGGTCGACCAGGTAATGGTGGTCGGGTCCAACATGCCGTCGGAGGTGTTGACCTCGGGCATCGCGGGAATCGGCGGTGTTGCCGGTATTGGGTCGTTGAATTTGGGATCCTGTCACGTGTGCGAACGATTGAGTGCGGCAGCAGACCACTGCCATGCCGATTGGGTGCTCCGCGTTCCCTGCAACCAACCGTTTGTTGATCCTGTCTTGGTTGATCAATTGCTTGCCAAGGCGTTCGCGGCTGATCATTGCGACTACCTCGGTTATGCCTCGAGCACGGGGGATGCGGGGTGCGTCGATCGTTTGGGGCTGGTAGGGGAAGCCTGCCATGCGGATGCCTTGCGACGACTTCGACGGAACGCCGACCGCTTGCCAGCGGACGATTCCGCGTCGATTGCGTCGTGGCTTGAGAATTCGCCTGGCGTCTATCAACTGAAATTTGTGCCACTTCCGAGTCAATTGGATCGCAAGGATTTGCGATTTGCAGTCCAAGACGAACTTGATTGGGATGACGCGGAATTGTTATGTGACACCGTGATCAATGACGATTCGGCGTGGCAGCGGTTGGCAGAGATCGTCACCTCGAACGAAAGTTTGCGGTCCTCGATGGAAAGCCGCAACACTGAAGACCCCTCCTAA
- a CDS encoding adenine phosphoribosyltransferase, whose protein sequence is MLDLRHYVRDIPDYPKPGILFRDITPMLAAPAALRGAVEAMAEPFLDHKIDIVASAEARGFIFAAPLAIRLGAGFVPIRKPGKLPFDLHSFAYELEYGSDELQIHVDGIKPGQRVLIVDDLLATGGTMEACCRLLEQCDAEIVGCSFLIHLVQLGGEARLNPYLVHSVLRYDQDDNEVELSAQNEPPGPLA, encoded by the coding sequence ATGCTAGATTTACGACACTACGTTCGTGATATCCCCGACTACCCCAAGCCGGGGATTCTGTTTCGAGACATCACGCCGATGTTGGCCGCCCCGGCAGCACTCCGCGGCGCAGTCGAAGCGATGGCCGAGCCGTTTCTTGATCACAAGATCGACATTGTTGCCTCGGCAGAAGCTCGCGGGTTCATCTTTGCCGCGCCACTCGCGATTCGACTGGGGGCCGGATTCGTACCGATCCGAAAACCGGGAAAATTGCCGTTCGACCTGCACTCGTTTGCCTACGAGTTGGAATACGGCTCCGATGAACTCCAGATTCACGTCGATGGAATCAAGCCGGGCCAACGCGTGTTGATTGTCGACGACCTCTTGGCCACGGGGGGGACCATGGAGGCTTGCTGCCGATTGCTGGAACAGTGCGACGCCGAGATCGTCGGCTGCTCGTTCCTGATCCATTTGGTTCAACTCGGGGGCGAAGCGAGGCTGAACCCCTACTTGGTTCACTCGGTGCTTCGGTATGACCAAGATGATAACGAAGTGGAGTTGAGTGCCCAGAACGAGCCACCGGGGCCGCTGGCGTAG
- a CDS encoding sigma-54-dependent transcriptional regulator: MTSAASILLVDDDFHLADSMAMWLREMGYEVVTAESLGTAKSSLRKRSFDLVITDLRLGHEDGFDLIAYSRKEHPDTSVLVVTGYATPATAVEAVRAGAYDLLTKPLIDEELTLAIERSVHQRKISQENETLRQQLDRRSGMENILSHDYRMLKVFDVVDSVADARASVLITGENGTGKSMIARAIHSRSARRSGPFIEVACGALPDNLLESELFGHVAGAFTGATGNRLGKFQLADGGTLFLDEIATATPAMQVKLLRVLQEFQFEPLGGSETHSVDTRVILATNEDLSKAVASGAFRQDLYYRVNVVNIVIPPLRERVGDIPLLVDHFLREAAEASDRDIDGFDREAIAALQSYGWPGNVRQLENVVERAVLLSRNSTLTMEDLPPELTGRNGDVTFASSAIDSASSPTRSLSDLSGRSLREALEGPERIIILQSLREHQWNRAATAEALDINRTTLYKKMKRLGLDDPRLQYAS; the protein is encoded by the coding sequence ATGACGAGCGCAGCATCGATTCTGTTGGTCGACGACGACTTTCATCTAGCCGACTCGATGGCCATGTGGCTTCGTGAAATGGGGTATGAAGTGGTCACCGCGGAATCACTCGGTACAGCAAAATCGAGTTTGCGTAAACGCTCATTTGATCTCGTGATCACCGATTTGCGGTTGGGGCACGAGGACGGTTTTGACCTGATCGCGTACTCACGAAAAGAGCATCCCGACACGTCGGTGTTGGTGGTGACGGGCTATGCAACACCCGCTACAGCGGTCGAGGCGGTGCGAGCGGGTGCCTACGATCTGCTCACCAAGCCATTGATTGATGAAGAACTCACGTTGGCCATCGAGCGATCGGTCCACCAACGCAAAATTTCGCAAGAAAACGAAACGCTGCGGCAACAGCTCGACCGACGCAGTGGAATGGAGAACATTCTCAGCCACGACTACCGAATGTTGAAGGTTTTTGATGTCGTGGACTCGGTTGCGGACGCGCGTGCATCGGTCTTGATCACGGGCGAGAATGGCACCGGGAAAAGCATGATCGCCCGCGCGATTCACTCTCGCAGTGCCCGTCGTAGCGGTCCGTTCATCGAAGTCGCTTGCGGAGCCTTACCAGACAACCTGCTCGAAAGTGAACTGTTTGGGCATGTGGCAGGCGCGTTTACGGGAGCGACCGGAAATCGTCTGGGAAAGTTTCAATTGGCCGACGGTGGAACGCTGTTCCTTGATGAGATTGCAACCGCCACCCCCGCAATGCAAGTCAAATTGCTGCGTGTTTTGCAGGAGTTTCAGTTCGAGCCTCTTGGCGGGTCCGAGACTCACAGCGTTGACACGCGTGTCATCTTGGCGACGAACGAAGACTTGTCCAAAGCGGTCGCCAGTGGGGCGTTTCGTCAAGATTTGTATTACCGTGTGAATGTCGTCAACATCGTGATCCCGCCGCTGCGCGAACGCGTGGGAGACATTCCCTTGTTGGTCGACCACTTTTTGCGTGAAGCGGCTGAAGCAAGTGATCGTGACATCGATGGATTTGACCGTGAAGCCATCGCGGCACTGCAATCGTATGGTTGGCCAGGCAACGTGCGTCAACTGGAAAATGTTGTCGAGCGAGCAGTGCTGCTCAGTCGCAATTCGACGTTGACGATGGAGGATCTGCCACCGGAATTGACGGGGCGAAACGGGGATGTGACCTTTGCCAGCTCTGCGATCGACTCGGCGTCTTCTCCGACACGCTCGCTAAGCGATCTCAGTGGCAGAAGTCTTCGTGAAGCCCTGGAGGGTCCCGAGCGGATCATCATTCTGCAATCGCTTCGGGAGCATCAATGGAATCGTGCAGCCACGGCCGAAGCACTCGATATCAATCGCACGACACTCTACAAGAAGATGAAACGTCTTGGGCTTGATGACCCACGATTGCAATACGCTTCTTAA
- a CDS encoding c-type cytochrome domain-containing protein yields the protein MRLFLFLLFLLSLSCCCDSVKGQESGLTPQQRKMAIAINESLGEAGRHYQAGNLKAAADAMRVALDELDAATQEGSQVMIDSLDPIIKRLRTAHLILELEGASMPPFVWPSPSTDTIQTSVANPLPAKPVAPSPPTATVTTGPISFIGQVAPILIRHCGRCHVTGSRGDFSMSTYATLIKGSPAGVVVFAGDVPNSVLIENIESGSMPPSGQSLPAEELQTLKDWIALGAKFDGDDPNTPLSSLASGSPSPQQPTLEIKRATGEETVRFAAEVAPLLVESCKGCHLDAMQTRGGLSLDTFAQLMRGGDSGPILVPGNAADSLLIQKLRGMSGDRMPAGGRPPLADQAIEMISTWIDEGARLDAADAGQPLEVMSQLAWVANATATQVSEKRKQQSRRDLQLIDAAQEAPPQTETEHFLVTGNASDKTIEWVAKLAEQQWKLTKTIVPGGKGEDYYHGRATIFVMPRRYDYSEFCKMIEQRDVPADWNRHWKFDGLGAYVVVVAADDDDDQTVASRLTAPLVSLAVATRGSDIPRWFAEGVGTNVALANAGKVDRATLQRQQQETIAAVAAMENAKQFLEQQLKPEQTDRIGAAITSTMMDRTRRKNFDSLLRMLDTGTPFEQAFLKAANTTPAEYVTAWLAWVKR from the coding sequence ATGCGTCTTTTCTTGTTTCTGTTATTCCTTCTTTCGCTGAGTTGTTGCTGCGATTCGGTAAAGGGCCAAGAATCCGGGCTCACTCCGCAACAAAGAAAGATGGCGATCGCGATCAATGAATCGCTTGGTGAAGCGGGAAGGCATTACCAGGCGGGAAACCTCAAGGCGGCCGCGGATGCCATGCGCGTCGCGCTTGACGAATTGGACGCGGCAACTCAAGAGGGCTCGCAAGTGATGATCGACTCGCTCGATCCGATCATCAAACGGCTACGAACGGCCCATCTCATATTGGAACTCGAAGGAGCCTCGATGCCGCCGTTTGTGTGGCCGTCGCCATCGACGGACACGATTCAAACGAGCGTCGCCAATCCACTCCCTGCAAAGCCGGTTGCGCCGTCGCCCCCGACCGCCACCGTCACCACCGGCCCCATCAGCTTTATCGGGCAAGTCGCTCCGATCCTAATCCGACACTGTGGCCGATGTCATGTGACGGGATCTCGCGGTGATTTCAGCATGAGCACCTACGCGACGTTGATAAAAGGATCGCCAGCGGGTGTCGTCGTGTTCGCTGGAGACGTTCCCAACAGCGTCTTGATCGAGAACATTGAATCGGGATCGATGCCGCCGAGCGGGCAAAGCCTTCCCGCCGAGGAGCTGCAAACGTTGAAGGATTGGATTGCGTTGGGGGCCAAGTTCGATGGCGACGACCCCAATACTCCGCTGAGTTCGCTTGCATCCGGATCGCCATCGCCGCAACAACCAACGCTTGAAATCAAACGGGCGACCGGAGAGGAGACCGTCCGTTTTGCTGCCGAGGTTGCGCCGTTGTTGGTCGAGTCTTGTAAAGGATGTCACCTTGATGCCATGCAAACACGCGGCGGCTTGTCCCTCGACACGTTCGCGCAATTGATGCGGGGCGGCGATAGTGGGCCGATCCTTGTTCCTGGTAACGCCGCAGACAGCTTGTTGATTCAAAAGCTGCGAGGAATGTCGGGCGACCGAATGCCAGCGGGAGGCCGACCGCCGCTTGCCGATCAAGCGATTGAGATGATCTCGACTTGGATCGATGAAGGCGCTCGACTGGATGCAGCCGATGCGGGGCAACCGCTTGAAGTGATGAGTCAATTGGCCTGGGTGGCTAACGCGACGGCCACACAAGTGAGCGAGAAACGAAAACAACAAAGTCGGCGGGATCTGCAACTCATTGACGCTGCACAAGAGGCACCGCCGCAAACCGAAACAGAACACTTTTTGGTGACTGGAAACGCTTCCGACAAAACGATCGAGTGGGTGGCAAAGCTGGCCGAACAGCAGTGGAAGCTGACCAAGACCATCGTTCCCGGTGGAAAAGGCGAAGACTATTACCATGGCCGGGCAACGATTTTTGTGATGCCGCGTCGTTACGATTACAGCGAGTTCTGCAAAATGATCGAGCAACGGGATGTGCCAGCGGATTGGAATCGCCATTGGAAGTTTGATGGGCTGGGGGCGTACGTGGTCGTTGTCGCCGCAGACGATGATGACGATCAAACCGTCGCATCGCGGCTGACTGCGCCATTGGTCTCGCTCGCCGTCGCCACTCGCGGAAGCGACATTCCTCGATGGTTTGCCGAGGGGGTGGGAACGAACGTCGCCTTGGCAAACGCAGGGAAGGTCGATCGCGCGACGCTGCAGCGTCAGCAGCAAGAAACGATCGCCGCCGTGGCTGCGATGGAGAACGCAAAGCAGTTTCTTGAGCAGCAACTCAAACCGGAGCAGACCGATCGGATTGGCGCAGCGATCACGTCAACGATGATGGACCGGACGAGACGCAAGAACTTTGATTCGCTGTTGAGGATGCTTGATACCGGCACCCCCTTCGAACAGGCGTTCCTTAAAGCCGCCAACACAACGCCGGCTGAATACGTTACGGCTTGGTTGGCATGGGTCAAACGCTAG
- a CDS encoding tetratricopeptide repeat protein — protein sequence MVPHKHSVLLLVSLGVVLMGGCGDDSDVVRQIQSQRQARLQSETKQDHLGEVHGMLTRLIELNPEEARRQITYHLNRWADSNPIPEDDLDRDTIPVMLKTVNDLVPPEAAAEQLLGDKFVRGDVDHLRDAYLFKTIYHWLDLPPRDDILLTDWLTQQQTKIGDANVTSLRTAARLFDWTVRNVALEPALDTPSIQVAAPELPLGMVFQGPGYRQTDYQTLWRGTGDAMQRAAVFTQLCRQAGLVAALLAIQSTETGELNPWSVGVLIGEQVYLFEPSLGMFVPGPNQIGIATLAEARSDASVMRRLSIPGFFDYPFGKQDVQQNIALLNVLPVGMSGRMKHLQSRLTGDRRMTLYSDVDALGEQLDAAVGIAGVRIWSVPLLAEVYAEAIAQAAERDPILAFWYYSRWAVLESETASSEQFALARWRHLHGQFDTNENADLKGARPLYLSQRAPEFEIADLRIDVDLQKAYGVRRELGADPKLYDRQLQQAQVMMRLGKRTATYWLSLIQYDDERYDNAETWFRKRVLDETQPSPWVPAARYNLGRAIEHLGKTDEAIELYKTSGDLQEHGNRIRARLLSRSGDEGTLEP from the coding sequence ATGGTTCCACACAAACACTCCGTTCTGCTTCTCGTGTCGCTTGGCGTCGTGTTGATGGGTGGGTGTGGCGATGACTCGGACGTCGTCCGCCAGATTCAATCTCAGCGGCAAGCCCGTTTGCAGAGCGAAACGAAACAGGACCACCTGGGTGAAGTCCACGGCATGCTGACACGGCTGATTGAACTCAACCCTGAGGAAGCCCGCCGGCAAATCACCTACCACTTGAATCGATGGGCCGATAGCAATCCGATCCCCGAAGACGACTTAGACCGCGACACCATCCCCGTGATGTTGAAAACCGTTAACGACTTGGTCCCCCCCGAGGCTGCAGCGGAACAACTCCTTGGCGACAAATTTGTTCGCGGCGATGTCGATCATTTGCGAGATGCTTATCTGTTCAAAACCATTTACCACTGGCTCGATCTGCCTCCCCGTGATGACATCTTGTTGACCGATTGGCTTACCCAGCAGCAGACAAAGATTGGCGATGCGAATGTCACTTCCTTGAGAACTGCGGCGCGACTGTTCGATTGGACCGTGCGAAACGTGGCACTCGAACCAGCGCTGGACACTCCTTCGATACAGGTTGCTGCACCCGAGCTGCCGCTGGGCATGGTGTTTCAAGGACCCGGCTATCGCCAAACCGATTACCAAACCCTGTGGCGGGGGACGGGGGATGCCATGCAACGTGCAGCCGTGTTCACTCAATTGTGCCGGCAAGCCGGTCTTGTCGCAGCGCTGCTGGCGATTCAGTCGACCGAAACGGGCGAATTGAATCCATGGTCCGTGGGGGTGCTGATCGGGGAACAGGTTTATCTTTTCGAGCCTTCGTTGGGCATGTTCGTTCCTGGCCCCAATCAGATTGGCATCGCGACGCTCGCCGAAGCTCGCAGCGACGCGTCGGTGATGCGACGACTGAGCATTCCTGGTTTCTTTGACTATCCGTTTGGCAAACAAGATGTCCAGCAGAACATTGCGCTACTGAATGTGTTGCCCGTTGGGATGAGTGGACGGATGAAGCATTTGCAATCACGGCTCACAGGCGATCGGCGGATGACTTTGTACAGTGACGTCGATGCGCTTGGCGAACAGCTTGATGCAGCTGTCGGAATCGCAGGGGTTCGAATCTGGTCCGTTCCACTGCTGGCCGAAGTCTATGCCGAAGCGATTGCGCAGGCGGCTGAACGTGATCCGATTTTGGCGTTCTGGTATTACTCTCGATGGGCTGTGCTGGAATCCGAGACGGCCTCGAGCGAGCAATTTGCTTTGGCTCGTTGGCGTCACCTACACGGCCAATTCGACACCAACGAGAACGCCGACCTCAAGGGTGCCCGGCCGTTGTATCTGAGCCAACGTGCTCCGGAGTTCGAGATTGCCGACTTGCGAATCGATGTGGATCTACAAAAGGCGTACGGGGTCCGTCGTGAACTGGGCGCCGATCCCAAGCTGTATGACCGCCAACTGCAGCAGGCTCAGGTCATGATGCGATTGGGCAAGCGAACGGCCACGTATTGGCTGAGCCTGATTCAGTACGATGACGAACGATACGACAACGCCGAGACGTGGTTTCGCAAGCGAGTGCTTGACGAGACGCAACCGTCGCCTTGGGTGCCTGCGGCTCGGTACAATCTCGGCCGGGCGATCGAGCACCTGGGAAAGACCGACGAGGCGATCGAGCTCTACAAGACGTCTGGCGATCTGCAAGAGCACGGCAACCGCATCCGAGCTCGGTTGTTATCGAGGTCCGGTGACGAAGGAACGCTTGAACCCTAA
- the kdsA gene encoding 3-deoxy-8-phosphooctulonate synthase, translated as MNATTAENRHPIAAVAVGPYRCGDNQPLLLIAGPCALETRDLAFEIADVLTRVNERADVNVVFKASFDKANRTSAAARRGPGIEEGLRMLEDVGTHSGLPVTTDVHLPGQAVSVAEVCSLLQIPAFLARQTDLIAAAAKTGRPLNVKKGQFMSPEDMKYVVEKARANGDGGVMLCERGTFFGYGRLVNDMQSLPIMRSLGVPVVFDATHSVQRPGGLGGATGGNREMVEPLARAAVAIGIDAIFFETHPDPDRSPSDGPNMIPLAAFDSMIDRLLRLRCVANEITH; from the coding sequence ATGAACGCAACCACCGCCGAAAACCGCCATCCCATCGCTGCCGTTGCCGTGGGTCCTTACCGATGTGGTGACAACCAGCCGTTGCTGTTGATCGCGGGTCCCTGCGCGCTCGAGACCCGCGACCTTGCTTTTGAAATCGCCGACGTGCTGACCCGGGTCAACGAGCGAGCGGACGTGAACGTGGTGTTCAAGGCCTCGTTCGACAAGGCCAACCGAACCAGTGCAGCGGCACGGCGGGGACCCGGAATCGAAGAGGGGCTGCGGATGCTTGAGGATGTCGGCACGCACAGTGGTTTGCCGGTGACGACCGATGTTCATTTGCCCGGCCAAGCCGTCTCGGTCGCTGAGGTTTGTTCACTGCTGCAGATCCCCGCCTTCTTGGCTCGCCAAACCGACTTGATCGCCGCGGCCGCGAAAACCGGTCGACCGTTGAACGTCAAGAAGGGCCAATTTATGTCGCCGGAGGACATGAAATACGTGGTGGAAAAGGCTCGAGCCAACGGCGATGGCGGCGTGATGCTGTGCGAACGAGGCACTTTTTTTGGCTACGGGCGTCTGGTGAACGACATGCAATCGCTGCCGATCATGCGTTCGCTTGGGGTTCCCGTCGTTTTTGACGCCACTCATAGTGTCCAGCGTCCGGGCGGATTGGGGGGAGCGACGGGTGGAAATCGCGAAATGGTCGAACCATTGGCCCGCGCCGCCGTAGCAATCGGTATCGACGCGATCTTTTTCGAGACGCACCCCGACCCCGATCGCTCGCCGAGCGACGGGCCGAATATGATCCCTCTGGCGGCGTTCGATTCGATGATCGATCGGCTGCTTCGTTTGCGCTGCGTCGCTAACGAAATCACTCACTAG
- the tilS gene encoding tRNA lysidine(34) synthetase TilS: protein MTPPLSEDDSWAAFCVAISRAWAVSRWGSVGVVVGCSGGADSVALLRALCELRSHRLPDACQGFIVAAHLNHGIRGDESDGDQAFVRELADELGVDFLTDNVVGDPSTDEDSLRRFRMSFLRQQAERIGARYVALGHTADDNIETVLHHLFRGTGPAGLAGIAPHRSLGQDLVLTRPMLSITRRVVREVLDSVGQRWREDSSNQNGDYRRNWIRHELIPLVRSKYPDAENAMARAARSQREWRSVIDSLADDWRDRHLISADPLELGRDASTDSCIVIAALQQIWTEQGWPQRAMTMRHWQQLYNSINAASDTVDRYQMPGGIDVCCAERGVVLDATSLRRSP, encoded by the coding sequence ATGACACCCCCCCTCTCAGAAGATGACTCCTGGGCCGCGTTCTGCGTCGCCATTTCACGCGCATGGGCCGTTTCTCGTTGGGGAAGCGTCGGGGTGGTGGTGGGTTGCAGTGGCGGTGCCGACAGCGTTGCCCTGCTGCGGGCGTTGTGCGAACTCCGCTCACATCGGCTCCCGGATGCTTGCCAGGGGTTTATTGTCGCAGCCCATCTGAATCATGGCATTCGTGGGGACGAATCGGATGGGGATCAGGCCTTCGTTCGTGAGTTGGCCGACGAATTGGGGGTCGATTTTTTGACGGACAATGTCGTGGGAGATCCTTCGACCGATGAGGATTCATTGAGGCGGTTTCGAATGTCGTTCCTCCGTCAGCAAGCCGAGCGAATTGGCGCTCGCTATGTCGCTCTGGGGCACACGGCCGACGACAACATCGAGACCGTACTGCACCATCTGTTCCGCGGTACGGGGCCGGCCGGTTTGGCGGGTATCGCCCCTCATCGCTCGCTTGGGCAAGATCTGGTTTTAACCCGGCCGATGTTGTCGATCACGCGTCGCGTCGTTCGCGAGGTGCTCGACTCGGTGGGTCAGCGGTGGCGGGAGGATTCAAGTAACCAGAACGGCGATTATCGACGGAACTGGATCCGCCACGAACTGATCCCCTTGGTCCGGTCAAAGTACCCGGATGCCGAGAACGCGATGGCACGGGCAGCCCGGTCCCAGCGAGAGTGGCGGAGCGTCATCGATTCACTCGCAGACGATTGGCGAGATCGGCACCTGATTTCCGCCGATCCGCTTGAGCTTGGTCGCGACGCATCGACAGATTCTTGTATCGTGATCGCGGCACTTCAACAGATTTGGACCGAGCAAGGATGGCCGCAGCGCGCGATGACGATGCGACATTGGCAGCAGCTTTACAACAGCATCAACGCGGCCAGCGACACGGTTGATCGCTATCAGATGCCTGGAGGCATCGATGTGTGTTGTGCCGAGCGGGGTGTCGTGCTCGATGCAACGTCCCTGCGTCGCTCGCCGTAA
- the rny gene encoding ribonuclease Y: MIATTETTILYCAFSFLVGAGIVLGIAQRLQVNRRKQLQQEADRLLEAAKVQAETLRQKAIVDGKESVLAIKSEAEKEIAAERKVLLQRDGKLDRREESLSQQEEGLRKQQRGLENAQTRLDTQLRALTGQRAELEQTIKQQQVVLEKASGMTREEASEKLLSSLQQDLQQEIGSVLLKHQKHLGETVKAQGREMLLTAIQRYASAHTAESTTSTVDVPSDDMKGRIIGREGRNIRAFEKATGVDVIIDDTPGVVIVSGFDPVRREIARQSLQRLISDGRIHPSRIEEVVKEATAEMDDLILQKGREAADEVNVNGVHERVLQMLGRLHFRTSYSQNVLRHSVEVAFLSGLLAEMLGMDADLARRCGLLHDIGKAADHELEGGHPKIGADLLRRHHEGPEVVHAALGHHDEIVTEHPYTMLVATGDACSASRPGARRESLERYIKRMEELESIAERFSGVRQAYAISAGRELRVIVNSDKTTDEQAATICRNIAKAFEQELTYPGEIKVTVLRESRFIETAK; this comes from the coding sequence ATGATAGCCACTACCGAGACGACAATCCTGTATTGCGCGTTCTCTTTTCTCGTTGGAGCTGGGATCGTGCTGGGCATTGCCCAGCGATTGCAGGTCAATCGCCGCAAACAGCTTCAGCAGGAGGCCGACCGGCTTCTTGAAGCCGCCAAGGTTCAAGCCGAAACCTTACGCCAAAAGGCGATTGTAGACGGCAAGGAATCGGTCTTGGCGATCAAATCCGAAGCCGAAAAAGAGATTGCCGCTGAGCGAAAGGTGCTGCTCCAACGCGACGGGAAACTGGATCGTCGCGAAGAATCCCTCTCTCAACAGGAGGAGGGTTTGCGCAAACAGCAACGTGGGCTCGAGAACGCCCAAACGCGACTCGACACCCAATTGCGGGCGCTGACGGGGCAGCGAGCCGAGCTAGAACAAACGATCAAGCAGCAGCAGGTTGTGTTGGAGAAAGCCAGCGGCATGACGCGTGAGGAAGCGAGTGAAAAATTGCTTTCTTCGCTCCAGCAAGATCTGCAGCAAGAGATCGGTTCGGTCCTGCTGAAGCACCAAAAGCATCTCGGTGAAACGGTGAAAGCCCAAGGCCGTGAAATGCTACTGACGGCGATCCAGCGCTACGCATCGGCTCATACCGCCGAATCGACGACCAGCACGGTGGACGTTCCCAGCGATGACATGAAAGGCCGAATCATCGGCCGCGAAGGTCGTAACATTCGTGCCTTCGAGAAGGCAACCGGCGTCGACGTGATCATCGATGATACGCCCGGTGTGGTGATCGTTAGCGGGTTTGATCCGGTCCGTCGTGAGATCGCTCGACAATCGCTTCAGCGGTTGATCAGTGACGGACGCATCCATCCCTCACGAATCGAAGAAGTGGTCAAGGAAGCGACCGCGGAAATGGACGATCTGATCCTTCAAAAGGGGCGTGAGGCGGCCGATGAGGTGAATGTCAACGGTGTTCATGAACGGGTCTTGCAGATGCTCGGTCGTTTGCACTTCCGTACGTCGTATAGTCAGAACGTGCTGCGGCACAGTGTCGAAGTCGCCTTCCTGTCGGGATTGCTTGCCGAGATGCTCGGGATGGATGCCGATTTGGCACGTCGCTGCGGACTTTTGCATGACATTGGTAAAGCGGCCGACCATGAACTCGAAGGAGGCCATCCGAAGATTGGTGCGGACCTGCTTCGTCGCCATCACGAAGGTCCCGAAGTGGTCCACGCTGCCTTGGGTCATCACGACGAGATCGTCACCGAGCATCCTTACACCATGTTAGTGGCGACCGGTGACGCGTGTAGTGCGAGTCGTCCCGGTGCACGACGCGAATCGCTCGAGCGCTACATTAAGCGTATGGAAGAACTGGAGTCGATTGCAGAACGTTTCAGCGGAGTACGGCAGGCGTACGCCATCAGTGCTGGCCGCGAACTTCGAGTGATCGTCAACAGCGACAAAACAACGGACGAGCAAGCAGCGACGATTTGTCGTAACATCGCCAAGGCATTTGAACAAGAGCTAACCTACCCAGGCGAAATCAAGGTGACCGTCTTGAGAGAATCACGTTTTATCGAGACGGCCAAGTAG
- a CDS encoding TrmH family RNA methyltransferase, whose product MSIGQAIPIASLEDPRISVYANLRHRDVSADGGRFVAEGHWVVKRLIASSYTIESLLVQQGLESKYADGVPESVPIFTLSRDRLGALVGFDFHRGVLACGLRPRVQSAQDFLNARPRPRLAVMLLGVTELENVGSILRSAAAFGIDHILFDDAAADPLSRRVVRVSMATVFKHQLFSLDRSAPDWLTRFHEAGFRTLAATLDPSATAVTDFASSPVPRVLMVGNEAKGIDPSIQALATDRITIPMQLGTDSLNVAVASAILMHALRE is encoded by the coding sequence ATGAGTATCGGTCAAGCGATTCCGATTGCCAGCTTGGAGGATCCTCGGATCTCGGTCTACGCGAATCTGCGGCATCGCGATGTGTCCGCCGACGGTGGCCGTTTTGTTGCCGAAGGACATTGGGTGGTCAAGCGATTGATCGCCAGTTCGTACACGATCGAATCGCTATTGGTGCAACAGGGCCTGGAATCGAAATACGCTGACGGTGTGCCTGAATCCGTCCCCATTTTCACGCTCTCTCGCGACCGTCTTGGCGCACTGGTTGGATTTGACTTCCATCGCGGCGTGCTGGCGTGTGGCTTGCGACCCCGCGTCCAATCGGCCCAGGACTTTCTCAACGCTCGCCCCAGGCCTCGACTTGCCGTGATGTTGCTGGGGGTCACCGAACTTGAAAATGTAGGCAGCATCTTGCGTTCCGCCGCAGCGTTTGGAATCGACCATATCCTGTTCGACGACGCGGCGGCGGACCCGCTCAGCCGCCGTGTCGTCCGGGTCAGCATGGCGACCGTCTTCAAACATCAGCTATTCTCCCTCGATCGCAGTGCCCCCGATTGGCTAACGCGGTTCCACGAAGCAGGCTTTCGCACCCTTGCAGCCACACTGGATCCCTCCGCGACTGCGGTCACCGATTTTGCATCGAGTCCTGTACCCCGTGTGTTGATGGTGGGCAACGAAGCGAAAGGGATCGATCCAAGTATTCAGGCCTTGGCAACCGATCGCATCACGATCCCGATGCAGCTCGGCACCGACAGCCTGAACGTCGCCGTCGCCTCCGCGATTTTGATGCACGCGCTCCGTGAGTGA